TAAGCAGtttttgaaaaactgaaaaaaagaaaaacgttCTTCAAGCCAGCCTGAGGCAAAGTTCAGAAGCAAATGGCCCTCCTGACTGGAATGAGGTCTGAGGACCAGGTGTTGTCACGTGCTGAGTCACAAGGGTCAGCGCTTACTTAAGTCCCATCAAAGGCCAAGGGGACTAAGGACCTACTTAAGAAAGCAGGCCAATTGTTTTTCCAATACTCTCAAAATCTGTGAAGAATACTTTTGTGTTTATAGGCATGTAGCTACCCAAAAGCCACAATACTCCATCTTACGGAAATCTCACTCCGTCAGTGTTTATGGTGACCACCAACATGCTGATGTCCGATCTGTAAGGAACTGGGAATTTTACTTTTGGATGAAGACCCCCCCCTAGACTGGGGATGAATAACCAAGGAAGTCATGTAGATAGCTTTCACAATTCTTTTTTTCCAACTCTGTCAACAGTTGGCCCAAAAGCAATGGTATAAGGCTGGCCCAAGAAATCTGCTTtccagacagagctacacagagaaaccctgtctcaaaaaacaaacaactctgtttcaaaaaaaaaaaggaaagaaaaaggaaggaaggaaggaaggaaggaaggaaggaagaaagaaagaaagaaagaaagaaagaaagaaagaaagaaagaaagaaagaaagaaagcaactaagcaagcaagcaatgggATGTAAATGAGGCACTGGAATGGGTGTGGGGGACTTCTCAGATAAAAAAACAGACCACACTAAAATCTCTATGGGTCAGCATACTGACTTTTgatcagtctatataatgtttaTATGGATAATGTTGATTAGCATCTTGTAGGCAGGCTTTATAGAAACCTTGTGACTTTTagctttaagaatttttttttaatgcaaggcATCCGTCTTGTGTCCTGAGACACTacataatccaggctggccttgaactctcattCTTCGGCTTCCACCAACCACATACATGAATTAAAAGCTGGTATTTTAGAAACCCTAAATAGTTAGCTTGAGATCAGGAACACTCATCCTTCAGACCTCCCCAGAGACGTGAATGATGGCAGCTTTTCCAATAACCATTCTACACTGCTCACTTCTCACTTACACAAACTGCAGGCCAAGGACAGGGACCTGACCAGGCTCACAGATAAAAGCCTTTGGAGCCCTGACTCAGAGCACAGCCCTCACACTCGAACAGGAAAGGTTAGGAGCCAGTTTCCCGGCTTGTGCACCACGGTCAAGCAATCACAATTAAGCTAAGTCCAAACTGACACACATTACTGAAACCATCCCTGGCTCTCCACCAAAGCACCAGCGCTTGACTGAGAAAGTGCAGCAGAGCCCACCTGCTCCATCCACTGCTGCGCCTCTCAGCACTCTCCACAGGGCAGCGAGGCTGGATGCTGCAGAGGATGAGTGGGCACACATAAAGGGGAGGAGAAATGCCATTTTCCTGGCTCTGAGAGTTAGAGGggctattttgtatttttttttttatttttatttttccatacttTGACCCAGGCAGTTTGCAAACAGCTCATCAGAAGGTAGGACCCAACCCCTTGGCATAGCAATAGCTCAGACTGACTTTTCCTGAACTATTCTTGTTCCAACTTTCCTCGGCAACATTTCACACACTTATCTTTAATTCCTACAGATTTCCAGCATCCTCTCCATCCTCGGCTCTTCACCAGGAACGTACAATCTCATGGTCCCCAAACCATCTTTAGCTACCTATCTGCCTTTACCCTATGCATCCTGGAATCTAAACATCTCAAAACTCAGACTGTTGTCTTCACTCACTGTCTTACCCCACCACTACCCAAAACATTTCTTGCAAACAAGTACATAGTACATATTTAAGTCAGGAGACCAGCCTTGCTCAACCCTTTGCATCAAAGCTTGAGCTACAGTCCTGTCGACTACCTCAGTCCCCCTGTGGTCCATGTTGGGTTCTTCACCCACCATACCTGCAACTTATTCAACCAATTAACCTGATGGTTCTCTGTGCTCGTCTTACTTGAAAGCACCTGAGATGCTGATGCTCTTCTCAGAACATTTCTATTCAGAAATAAAAGAGTGGACCACTTTTCTGGGTTATTGAGGGTCGAGAAGGCACTTCTGCTGCTTCCTATTTCAAATGTCAGAATCGCTCCCAGCCAACTCCCTCCTCTTCTGGAATAACTTATTTTGGTCGCTCCTCACATTGTGGATCTCTGAAcaacagcatcagcaccagcTAGTCTCACTTACAATGCAGACTCTCAGCCCCTACAAGCAATCTACTGATCAGACTCTGCACTGTAACAAGTGGAGATGAGGCAGACAGTGGGGCAACACTACCTCAATCACACTGACTCTCCAAATGCTCATCCCATCTCTTCCCATAGCCTGTCAAACCCAGGACTCCATATTGGGTTGCCCTAGAAACCTGTGAGTCATTTCAAACCCAAGTGCAAACTCCTTTCTCTTTCAGAACCACTTGGTTGCCATCCCAAATGTGGGGAGCCTCCGTCCTTACCCTCAGACCAAAGATCTAAGAGTCACCCTTGTTACCGAATTGCTTTCCAATCCCTAGATCAAATCAACTATGCCATTTAAACCAAAGGTCTCAGTGGCTAATAtttcttgttcttccagaggacctgagtccagttcccagcactcatgaggcagtcTATAACCCAGCCCTGAGGACTGGATGTCCTCTTAGCTTCTCTGAGTATCGCACACACTTAGTGTATAAACACACTTTTTGGCTTTAAGATCAtctttaacattcttttttttagataTGCACCATTAGACAGCCTTTCCATAACTAACCTCACAAATCTAAACTGCCATTTAAGAGGCAAATATTTCTGAGTTGTCTAATCCCCCTCCCCTCACTtccatggggggaggggtggctaCAGATTCTATTCACAATAACCAAACTGATCTTTAAATATGAGTCAGGCACTCAGTCTTTCAATGCTCTTCCAGACTGCCCACCATGATTTCCAAAGCCTTTATTCTCCAGGTTTTTCCTCAGTATTCTAATGCTGTGTCGGttaccctgccccacccccaccctcactgtTGTGAGGTCTGACTGCTTCCTCAGAGGCCCTTCCTAACCCACTGTGTCTGATACATACTCACCCCTCTTTCACTTTCCACCTTTATTGTGCTTCACTTTCATTTAACCATGGAAACAGTTACTTAATGTTCTGGACATCGGACTTTCTGCTAGAATGTGTGGTCCTCAAGAGGGAACTTCTCTTTGCATATCACAACAGGGTAGAGCAAATCCCTGGTGCTAAGGCAGCAGTGCTCAACTACAGATGGTGGGAGCTATGGAGCCACAAATGTCTGATGCTGACAATCTCCCAAAGGTTTTCGATAGGCTGAAAATTTCAAAACAGGGCAGTGGTTTCAAAACTTTTCTATATATTAGAATGGGGACCTTTTAAAAAAGTCTAATGCTTAAGTCATATTCCAAATGAATTCTGTATCTCAATTGCTGGGTTGGGGCCCACGTACCAATGCTTTCAAACTAAGGTAATTCCATTATGAGGTAAGTTTGGGGATCTCTGTCACACAGTATGAATTAAGTTCTCCATAGTCAGACCTCAAAGCTTTGGAGAGCTTTGATGCTACTGACTACATTATAAATGGCATCAGTAAAAGAGCTACATTCAAGAGGGAAATGGGTTTCTTTACAACACAACAAAgttatagtaaaaataaataccatACTACCTAATATTTCTTACTAAGAAGAAAGATGATAGTCACCAAGCACAATACCCTGGAATGGAAATAAAACAATGTTCATTTACCCGCCTCTAAGCTCGCCCTTAAAACTGTCATCATACCTCAGGATGGAGGACATtaatgaaagagaaaagcaagccATTTCATTGTTAAAATCGTTCACCACGGCACAACACTGAAATTTCAAAAGGCCCTTGCAGATGGTTAAGCCAACTCATTTTCTAGGTTGATCCATCACCCAACATTCAGGTAAGGTGAAATGACAGGGCCTAAGTCACACAGAGAGcttgaagaggaaaaaaacatctttctttttttttttttccaaacaagcAGATAGGATTTTTCACATGTTAATCAACAAGAACCAAGATTATCAGATTAGGAAGAAAAGATGACAACTAAGACAGAAGCTGCATGAGAGGTTAAAGGACTAGTCCGTCTGCTGCTCTCCATAACCAAAAACTGCTCCCACACATGGTCACAGCTCCACCAAGATGCTTAACCTTAAAATATCAAAATCTTGGAAAATTCAATTTACAAATACATTATTAATCGTATTATTATAATGAAATTAGTTCAATAAACATGAAAACATCAAACAGCACCAATACCAGGAGGTTAAGGTAAATatactattatttaaaataatgtataattACTCATTGGGGGGTAAAAATAAACTCTAGCCCCCAGAAAAGAACTATTTAAAATAACTGTTTGACAGAAAAGGCATTATTTAAAGACTAATCTATGCCCTTTTCCCACTGACGGGTCTGTGGCTAAACATCCCAGCAGTGGGTcacatagaaaatattaagacaCACCTTTAAATTGTTCAACCTTGAACCATGATGCTGAATAATCCACATCTTGCCAATATGAGGCAGCGGCAACATTATTTGGTATTTCTAACTAGTCTTACGTGTCCTGATCAAAATGAGTCCCTTATTAAACACTAGATGAGGTGTGTCTGTTCTGAAGAAGCAGGGGCTTTTACAGACGCTACAACTGACAGGTAACAAAAGCTACCAAGAAAATACGCAGTGGACACTCCAGGAAGAGCGCACTAGTCCATGTGGGAGCATGGGTACTGTTGTCTCTAGTTCCTGGAATTTCTGGGAGACTAGAGATTTAACAAGTGTCTGAAGACATGGAGGCAATAAGAATCTCTAAACAGAATAGTGTTCATGTTTGAAATCACCAAGAGAATTTGACACAGAAATCCAACAATACATAAAATTCTTAAGCACAcagaactaaaataaaatgttagcaAAACTTTTTGGgtttaccccccacccccaaacagcaTGAGAGTTGAAGGTGGGGGTGGAATAGGCGTGGCTTGGGAAGCTGCTTGCAGTTCGTTCATACGCCTCTCTGCCTGCTCCTTTCATTAGGTCCTCACAGAGACTACCTGGCTGAAAATATTTGGTAATTCAGTGCAGAAAATTAAGGTCACAGACAAAGTACAACAACTTTTAATACACCATCAATACTAATGATTAAAAATTATTGCATAGTCTTATGCAGTTACCCTAAAACATTTTCTGAAAGTAAAGCAATTCTATAAAAGACAAAGAACCCTTTAAAACCGATGGCCTTCACTACCTCgctcttctctccttttttgtCTTTTCGGTACTTTTGTCCATGGTTTTCTCATTGTCTCCCCTACACTTTGGGCAATACCATTTCCCCTTGGGTTTATAGGTGAGTGAAACACATGAAAAGTGAAACCATTCAATGGGACACTGTTCATTGTCACAGCCTATCATCTCCCCGTAGGACACTTGGTTACACAAGCAGTAGGTGGGCTCATTGGGATCGATGGCAAACTCGACAGGGGATGCCTCCCTCTCCTGCTTGGCCTTGGAGCGCTTCTTCTTCTTGGCGGACTTGGATCTCTTTTCTTTCGGTGGTTGATCATCACAGTCGTCAATCCCGTTTGTCATGTGACATAAGTCACGGCTCTCACTGGTCCTCTGTCTTCGAGGTCTTCTAGAAGATCTTTCCGGTTGACTGGAATCCATCTTCGACTTGTCTGAGGCTCGCTCACTTTCAGCAGGATCCTGGAAACACTGTGAATGCAGCTCCATTTGTCTCGCTCGGTTCTCCACCAATTCGAGCATCTGGGTGACAATCTGAATTTTTTCATCTCCCAATTCTTGGCTATTGATTAACGCTCTCTGGAGATGCTGCTGTAGGCGTTTTTTCTGGTTGGAATCatcttctttcttatatttttcataGACATCATCAATTTCCTTTAACGTTtctaaaaaggggggaaaaagaagaatattatgCCATATTAGCACATACATCATTTTCAAGTTAGAATTAAAGCAGGAAAGCACATTTATGTATACGCTGAACACGTTATTCTCATACAAACTCTACATCATCCGATATGAAAGTATACTCGGAGGCAAATGAATAACAAGTACAGGCGCTTGCTACCAACCTGGCGATCTCAATTTGATCCTGGAGACCAACACTGTAGAAATACAGAACTggctcctgcaaattgtcctccgacctccataTATGCTCACATGCTCGCACGCACAATAAgtaaaagtcatttttaaaaactttaaaggtTGTTCTGGTtaattttttgtcaacttgacagaagctagagttaTTGAAGAGAAACTCTCAGCTGTGAAAATATCTCAAAACCCTGGGCAGTAGCTCTGAGATGTGTAAGAAAGCAAGACTGAGGAGCTTCAAGGAGCAAGCAAGGAAGCAGCAcggtttgtttatgttttagttcctgcctcccgGTTCCTGCCTTGATGTCCTGCCCCGACTTTCCCCAGATCTAGACTGGGACCtgattgtaagctgaaataaacttctTTCTCTCCGACAGAAACCGAAAGACAAAGCCAATTAAAAGAAACGAACAGGATCAACATAAACCTTAGGGTCATTCACCtgtagttttaaaaagtaaagggaAAATAGGGAAATGGCTTAGTCTCCATCTAAAGTGTTTGCCACATAGTCATGAGGACCTAAGCTGACTCCTGGCACCCACAGAAAACATGGTGTGGCTGTGTCCTGTAAGCTCGGTGCTGCAGGACCCTGGGATTGCTGCTCTGAGGCAGTCTAGCTTCAGTGAGAGGCCCgcctccaaaacaaaataaaaccaaaaccccaaggtggagagtgatagaggaagacataaGACATCAATCCCTCACcttcacagaacacacacacacacacacacacacacacacacacacacacatatacaaatgtacCAAACTAACAATCAAAAGTATTTCACAAGACTTGTATGACAAAAGTTAAGACAAATGGATTACATAAGACATGCTAATGTAGAATTTGCTGAGTTCCTTATTGTCGATTCTTTATTTGAACATCAAAACAACTCTATACACAAAATTTACATGCTGAACTCCAGCCATAAAACCTGAGGTGGGTCTCTTGGATGCAGCCACAGATTGATACTAAATTATGTGTTTACAGAAATTATAGCTCAATCAGTGACTTGTTACATGACTCCAGAGAGACACATTACCTTAATTTTCATATCCTTACCTTAGACACCCTTTAAAAAGGGCAGCTGTCAGCATTTCTTAGCTTCCTGACAACTTAGTTTTAAATGGCTCTTTTATTTGGGCATCACATGGGAAATTCTGAAAACCAAAACTACTTCCAGAGTAGATCTGCTGTTGCTGGCATCCAGTGACCAAGCCACTACAGAATTAAGTCAAGTCAGCACTGGACCATTCTCCCTTTGTATCTAACTCAGCAGTTGAGTCAATGCTTGCTGACGCTGCTGATGCAATGGTATTAAAAGTTGAACACTTTTAAATCAAGCAATGGCTGAGTCACCAGAATGTACAATTTCACAAGTCAAAGATCTAATTTAGTTTAGTTTCATTCAAATCTATAATTCTACATGAAAAAGGTCTGTTTTCCTgagggttaaaaaaataaataaatgaacagtaGCTCTTAGATTTCAATATTCCATTACCACCCCATGTTTTAGCTTCAATGGTATTACTATTGCATCCCTCATCACTGCTTCATATTCCAATATAAAGAGCAGAACTGTTAAATAAGTGCATGATGCTGGCTATCTGACAGCAGGGAACAAACGTGAATAAGTAGAACAACAttgctagactcccttcttcctggAAATCGCAGGTAGTAATACTTGATGGTCAATTTTGCCACAAGAGCTGAGGGTAAAGAAGACTCACACCATAGCTTTACATTTTtaagcactctgtgtgtgtgtgtgtgtgtgtgtgcacatgtgtgtgtaagctATCGGGCAATGCCACCGCActcctcatggaggccagaggacaatctatGGGAATCGGTTctatccttccaccatgtgagttccagggttgaactcaggttgtcaggcttggctggAAACCttttttaccaactgagccatcttgttggcctgTGCATTTCAcgtttgaaacaaacaaacaaatatatccaAAACTTTGCTGAAGTAGGCATATAAGTGCATTTCCTACGAGCCTAATTTTCTTATGGGAAAAATAAAGACATTAGCTATTTCCTTGTTAGACACAAAATAAAGATTATAAAAAACATAAACTTCATTTCAAGTATTTTAGATCTCATAATTGGAGTTAAATATTCCTTGTGTCATACTTGCACACTAACACTGTGATGAGATAAAAATTTATAAAGACACCTTAACTATacagt
The Mus musculus strain C57BL/6J chromosome 8, GRCm38.p6 C57BL/6J genome window above contains:
- the Ing2 gene encoding inhibitor of growth protein 2 — encoded protein: MLGQQQQQQLYSSAALLTGERSRLLSCYVQDYLECVESLPHDMQRNVSVLRELDNKYQETLKEIDDVYEKYKKEDDSNQKKRLQQHLQRALINSQELGDEKIQIVTQMLELVENRARQMELHSQCFQDPAESERASDKSKMDSSQPERSSRRPRRQRTSESRDLCHMTNGIDDCDDQPPKEKRSKSAKKKKRSKAKQEREASPVEFAIDPNEPTYCLCNQVSYGEMIGCDNEQCPIEWFHFSCVSLTYKPKGKWYCPKCRGDNEKTMDKSTEKTKKERRAR